The proteins below come from a single Methanofastidiosum sp. genomic window:
- a CDS encoding PAS domain S-box protein, with protein sequence MRESEEKYRTLFENASDSIFLLENGIFIDCNSKTLDIFHCRKEDLIGKSPVQVSPSIQPDGMKSKDKAKEKIQAALKGNPQFFEWRHRRPDGTLFDTEVSLNVIDMSKGRYILAIVRDVTERKIIEERIRKSEEKFRTIFEASADIITYVDRNGNIIDTNTKVKDILGYTRDEIVGKNFRELKLIGIEELPKLIKLFIKTIRSGNVSDKTEITLRNKNGTKVQFEVATKFIKEEQHIVGAVSVLRDITERKKIKDVLEKEKEKLYSLLNELPGYVCLYTSDLSINFSNKYLSERFGKVEGRKCFEIFHGYKDQSLAPCNNCPVLRIFTTKIPETSERIQNDGQVYEVHNYPFYDSDGNMLVLEFGIDITEKKLAEDKIKELNDALRLLNKILRHDILNNLMVISANIEMVDTENKDRINKAFEYIDKSAKLINRMKELELLVSSGFELKSYDVKSILKEISKNYSGIKINIKGNCYVLADDALSSVFDNIIRNAIIHGGTNKIDIQISIGKSYCEIRFIDYGIGVPDNVRDRIFEEGFAYGGNKGTGLGLYIVKKTLERYGAAIRVENNLPNGAVFILKFRKGGMGNG encoded by the coding sequence ATAAGAGAAAGTGAAGAGAAGTATAGGACTTTATTTGAAAATGCAAGTGATTCTATCTTTCTCCTTGAAAATGGAATTTTTATTGATTGTAATTCTAAAACATTGGATATTTTTCACTGTAGGAAAGAAGATTTGATTGGTAAGAGTCCCGTTCAAGTATCCCCCTCTATACAACCTGATGGCATGAAATCAAAAGATAAAGCTAAAGAAAAAATACAAGCTGCATTAAAAGGTAATCCTCAATTTTTTGAGTGGAGACATAGGAGACCTGATGGAACACTTTTTGACACTGAAGTAAGTCTAAATGTCATTGATATGTCCAAAGGGAGGTATATACTCGCGATAGTAAGAGATGTCACTGAAAGAAAAATTATTGAAGAAAGAATAAGGAAAAGTGAAGAGAAATTTAGGACAATCTTTGAAGCATCGGCAGATATTATTACTTATGTAGACCGAAATGGAAATATAATTGATACGAATACAAAGGTAAAAGATATCCTTGGATATACAAGGGACGAGATTGTTGGAAAAAATTTTAGAGAGTTAAAACTTATAGGTATTGAAGAATTACCTAAATTGATTAAACTCTTCATAAAAACAATTAGAAGTGGAAATGTTTCAGATAAAACTGAAATTACCCTTAGGAATAAGAATGGAACTAAAGTGCAATTTGAAGTTGCAACTAAATTTATTAAAGAAGAACAGCATATTGTAGGGGCCGTATCTGTTCTTAGAGATATAACTGAAAGAAAAAAAATAAAAGATGTGTTAGAAAAAGAAAAAGAAAAGCTATATTCACTACTAAATGAATTGCCTGGGTACGTATGTTTGTATACTTCTGACCTATCGATTAATTTTTCCAACAAATATCTAAGTGAGAGGTTTGGCAAAGTAGAAGGAAGAAAATGTTTTGAAATCTTTCATGGATATAAAGACCAATCATTAGCCCCTTGTAATAATTGCCCTGTTTTAAGGATATTTACTACAAAAATCCCTGAAACTTCTGAAAGAATACAAAATGATGGTCAAGTCTACGAAGTTCATAATTATCCATTTTATGATAGCGACGGCAATATGTTAGTATTGGAATTTGGAATTGACATCACAGAAAAAAAACTTGCAGAGGATAAAATTAAAGAATTAAACGATGCTCTAAGGTTGCTGAATAAGATTTTGAGACATGATATCCTGAATAATCTCATGGTAATTAGTGCTAATATCGAAATGGTGGACACGGAAAACAAAGATAGGATAAACAAAGCCTTTGAATATATAGACAAGAGCGCAAAATTGATTAATAGAATGAAAGAACTTGAATTATTAGTTTCAAGTGGATTTGAACTAAAAAGTTATGATGTTAAATCAATATTAAAAGAGATTTCTAAAAACTATTCTGGAATTAAAATAAATATTAAAGGAAATTGTTATGTTTTAGCAGATGATGCATTAAGTTCTGTATTCGATAATATAATTAGAAATGCCATTATACACGGCGGTACAAATAAAATTGATATTCAAATAAGCATTGGAAAGTCTTACTGTGAAATAAGATTTATTGATTATGGTATTGGGGTGCCTGACAATGTGAGGGACAGAATATTTGAAGAAGGATTTGCCTATGGTGGGAATAAAGGAACTGGACTAGGATTATATATTGTAAAAAAAACTCTTGAACGATATGGTGCAGCTATTAGAGTTGAAAACAATTTACCTAATGGGGCAGTATTT
- a CDS encoding PAS domain-containing protein: MNTEFSIPDEKNNFEEYFSIFENINEAVCINTKEGIIFFVNRSTLDLFEYSIDEIIGMNITDLYANPEVRPEIINILENKGEIKDFPVKLKKKMVK, translated from the coding sequence ATGAATACCGAATTTAGTATTCCTGACGAAAAAAATAATTTTGAAGAGTATTTCTCTATTTTTGAGAATATTAATGAAGCAGTATGCATCAATACAAAAGAAGGCATAATATTTTTTGTTAATAGGTCTACCTTAGATTTATTTGAATATTCGATAGACGAAATAATTGGCATGAATATAACTGATCTTTATGCCAATCCTGAAGTTAGGCCAGAAATAATTAATATTTTAGAGAACAAGGGTGAAATAAAAGATTTTCCTGTTAAATTAAAGAAAAAAATGGTGAAATAA